The proteins below come from a single Corynebacterium glyciniphilum AJ 3170 genomic window:
- a CDS encoding enoyl-CoA hydratase family protein, translated as MAITATTENKTARITIDAPDRRNALSPALIQDLTDALETAAQNEDVRSVILDHTGSTFCSGADLAAVGDTPPEQVTANFIGLLRTVVELSKPVIAVVDGNVRAGGTGLVASCDMVFASPGSSFATTETRIGVAPAMIALTVLPRLSSRAASRYLLSGERFDAATAERQGLVTEVVDDPRAQAAALADGLLKCSPQGLRETKMIINQHVIDGFNAGADALAAKSAELFASEEALEGITSFLQKRAPSWAQ; from the coding sequence ATGGCCATCACCGCCACCACGGAGAACAAGACAGCCCGGATCACCATTGATGCCCCGGACCGCCGGAACGCCCTGTCACCGGCGCTGATCCAGGATCTCACCGATGCCCTGGAGACGGCCGCACAGAACGAGGATGTCCGAAGCGTGATCCTGGACCACACCGGATCCACATTCTGCTCCGGCGCCGACCTCGCCGCTGTCGGCGACACCCCACCCGAACAGGTCACCGCCAACTTCATAGGACTCCTACGCACGGTCGTGGAGTTGTCGAAGCCTGTCATCGCGGTCGTGGACGGAAACGTCCGGGCGGGTGGCACTGGTCTCGTCGCGTCCTGCGACATGGTGTTCGCCTCCCCGGGGTCATCTTTTGCGACCACCGAGACCCGCATCGGCGTGGCCCCGGCGATGATCGCCCTGACCGTCCTGCCCCGCCTGTCGTCCCGCGCGGCCTCCCGGTACCTCCTGTCTGGTGAACGCTTCGACGCCGCGACCGCGGAACGTCAGGGCCTGGTCACCGAGGTCGTCGACGATCCCCGCGCGCAGGCCGCCGCACTGGCCGACGGGCTGCTGAAGTGTTCACCTCAGGGACTGAGGGAGACCAAGATGATCATCAACCAGCACGTCATCGACGGTTTCAACGCCGGTGCCGATGCGCTGGCAGCGAAGTCCGCGGAACTCTTCGCCAGTGAGGAGGCACTCGAGGGCATCACCTCCTTCCTCCAGAAGCGGGCACCCAGCTGGGCGCAGTGA
- a CDS encoding acetyl/propionyl/methylcrotonyl-CoA carboxylase subunit alpha, which translates to MTNTEFSTVLVANRGEIARRVFTTARNRGLSTVAVYSDADRDEPFAREADAAVRLPGNAPAETYLNAEAVLDAAKRTGADAIHPGYGFLSENAGFARAVIDAGLVWIGPSPEAIDAMGSKTEAKKLMEAAGVPVLTNLETSEITEDILPVLVKASAGGGGRGMRVVRTIAELESETAAAVREAESAFGDGTVFIERYIESGRHIEVQLMADNHGGVWAVGERECSIQRRHQKVIEEAPSPLVERIDGMRDRLFEAARAAAHAIDYSGAGTVEFLANDKGEFFFLEVNTRLQVEHPVTEATTGLDLVGLQFDVAAGHHLPSDNPPGLDGWAIEARVYAEDPRHDYRPMSGEIFRFDFDDVVSSFAGPHIPGIRLDAGPVAAPGDPAVVGVNYDAMLAKVISWAPNRAEAVGRLSGTLRRARIHGLGTNRDQLVRILDDVDFRAGDINTAFLESTHTEVSMAPLADDETVAVSAFAASVVAEAAGTATNPTRRVPAGFRVFGDARTTHRFFRGHDTDNEVEVSVVRGSRVREGAVTLDGREDVRLVDLTPSAGVAPGDTEPAAVTLEVAGIRRTLTVHRYPGGGVGVNSALGPVVLTERPRYDDPSDIVAEGALVAPMPGTVTSVAVAVGDTVTTGQKLMTIEAMKMEHTISATSDGTVSELAAAAGDHIETGTLLAVIDSPENDE; encoded by the coding sequence ATGACCAACACAGAATTTTCCACCGTCCTCGTCGCCAACCGCGGCGAGATCGCGCGGCGCGTATTCACCACCGCCCGCAACCGGGGACTGTCGACCGTCGCCGTTTACTCGGACGCCGACCGTGACGAGCCCTTCGCCCGGGAGGCCGACGCCGCCGTCCGTCTGCCCGGCAACGCTCCGGCAGAGACCTACCTGAACGCCGAGGCCGTGCTGGACGCGGCGAAGCGCACCGGTGCCGACGCGATCCACCCCGGTTACGGGTTCCTCTCCGAGAACGCGGGTTTCGCCCGCGCCGTCATCGACGCCGGGTTGGTCTGGATCGGACCGTCACCAGAGGCCATCGACGCAATGGGTTCCAAGACCGAGGCCAAGAAGCTCATGGAGGCTGCCGGAGTACCGGTGCTGACCAACCTGGAGACCTCGGAGATCACCGAGGACATACTTCCGGTGCTGGTCAAGGCCTCCGCCGGTGGTGGTGGACGCGGTATGCGCGTGGTCCGCACCATCGCCGAGTTGGAGTCGGAAACCGCTGCTGCCGTGCGCGAGGCAGAGAGCGCGTTCGGCGACGGCACCGTGTTCATCGAACGCTACATCGAATCCGGACGTCACATCGAGGTCCAGCTCATGGCCGACAACCACGGTGGCGTGTGGGCGGTGGGCGAACGTGAGTGCTCGATCCAGCGCCGCCACCAGAAGGTCATCGAGGAGGCACCGTCCCCGCTGGTCGAGCGAATCGACGGGATGCGTGACCGCCTCTTCGAGGCAGCACGGGCCGCCGCCCACGCCATCGACTACAGCGGTGCCGGCACCGTGGAGTTCCTGGCCAACGACAAGGGCGAGTTCTTCTTCCTGGAGGTCAACACCCGCCTGCAGGTGGAGCACCCCGTCACCGAGGCAACCACCGGCCTCGACCTGGTGGGACTGCAGTTCGACGTCGCCGCCGGGCACCACCTGCCCTCAGACAACCCCCCGGGCCTCGACGGGTGGGCCATCGAAGCCCGCGTATATGCCGAGGATCCCCGGCACGACTACCGCCCCATGTCCGGTGAAATCTTCCGCTTCGACTTCGACGACGTCGTGTCGTCGTTCGCTGGCCCGCACATCCCCGGAATCCGGCTCGATGCAGGACCGGTGGCCGCCCCCGGGGACCCGGCCGTGGTCGGTGTGAACTACGACGCGATGCTGGCCAAGGTGATCTCCTGGGCCCCGAACCGAGCGGAGGCCGTGGGCCGACTCAGCGGGACCCTGCGTCGGGCCCGTATCCATGGGCTCGGCACCAACCGTGACCAGCTGGTCCGCATTCTCGATGACGTGGACTTCCGGGCCGGCGACATCAACACCGCCTTCCTGGAGAGCACCCACACCGAGGTCTCGATGGCCCCCTTGGCTGACGACGAGACCGTGGCGGTTTCCGCCTTCGCGGCGTCGGTCGTCGCTGAAGCTGCCGGAACCGCGACCAACCCCACCCGCCGCGTCCCGGCCGGATTCCGTGTCTTCGGTGATGCCCGTACCACCCACCGGTTCTTTCGCGGTCACGACACCGACAACGAGGTCGAGGTGAGCGTCGTGCGTGGCTCCCGCGTCCGTGAGGGTGCCGTCACCCTGGACGGACGCGAGGATGTCCGGCTCGTAGATCTCACCCCTTCTGCGGGCGTCGCACCCGGCGACACGGAGCCGGCCGCCGTCACCCTCGAGGTCGCCGGTATCCGCCGCACCCTGACCGTCCACCGGTACCCGGGTGGCGGCGTGGGGGTGAACTCCGCACTGGGGCCGGTCGTACTCACCGAGCGTCCCCGGTACGACGACCCGTCCGACATTGTCGCCGAAGGAGCCCTGGTGGCTCCCATGCCAGGGACGGTGACCAGTGTGGCCGTAGCCGTCGGCGACACGGTCACCACGGGCCAGAAGCTCATGACGATCGAGGCCATGAAGATGGAGCACACCATCTCGGCCACCTCCGACGGCACAGTCAGTGAACTGGCCGCTGCCGCCGGCGACCACATCGAGACCGGCACCCTGCTGGCGGTCATCGACTCCCCCGAGAACGACGAATAA
- a CDS encoding AMP-dependent synthetase/ligase, whose protein sequence is MTTATRTPVNSVGQMLRRRVNDTPHRRAYTFPTAAAPAGPSATWSTVTWAQVGRHSDDIAAGLISLGVRPGDRVGIASTTRYEWAVSAYGIMCAGAAAVAVYPTTVGTDVRHILGDSGATAVFVEDAEQLTKITGLRDDLPDLGTVIVLDNDVPDRTDGWVMTLDELCASGRQHLGQLPDDVDTRIDATGPEDLATLIYTSGTTGRPKGVLLPHRVWVHEVHAIEATVNNSHNSTDDDSSLLTIDDKQFLWLPLAHVMGKLMILLPLHIGFETTIDGRIDRIVENIGASRPTFMGSVPRIFEKAYTGIVTMTAEDPGPLGVREKLFHWASRVGVKALDTDSPSLLGRVQARIADRLVFSTVREKFGGNIRYFISGSAALNTDVSRWFWAAGLPVLEGYGMTECNVATLGLPSTFRAGTVGEPVDGFEVRTAEDGEILVRGPGVMAGYHNNPEETARALSDEGWLHTGDIGALDDQGRLSITDRKKELFKTSNGKYVAPALMEARFKGLCPVASQIVVVGEGRRHVAALISLDKDAITAWAGREGIPGDYEAVTRDPRTRDHLQGFVDELNTTLNPWERIKKFRILDRELSVDAQELTPSLKLRRTPVAEHFAADIEALYPANAPGEHHDH, encoded by the coding sequence ATGACCACCGCCACCAGAACCCCCGTCAACTCCGTCGGCCAGATGCTGCGCCGACGCGTCAATGACACCCCACACCGGCGTGCCTACACGTTCCCCACGGCTGCCGCACCAGCCGGCCCATCGGCAACCTGGTCCACCGTCACGTGGGCCCAGGTCGGGAGACACAGTGACGACATCGCCGCGGGCCTCATCTCGCTGGGGGTCAGGCCCGGCGACCGCGTGGGCATCGCCAGCACCACCCGCTATGAGTGGGCGGTCTCCGCCTACGGCATCATGTGCGCCGGGGCTGCGGCCGTCGCCGTGTACCCCACCACCGTCGGTACCGATGTCCGGCACATCCTCGGGGACTCCGGTGCCACCGCCGTCTTCGTCGAGGACGCCGAACAGCTCACCAAGATCACAGGTCTGCGCGACGACCTCCCCGACCTCGGCACCGTCATCGTCCTCGACAACGACGTCCCCGACCGCACCGACGGCTGGGTCATGACGCTGGACGAACTCTGTGCCTCCGGTCGCCAGCACCTCGGACAACTGCCCGACGACGTGGATACACGCATCGACGCCACCGGCCCTGAGGACCTCGCCACCCTGATCTACACCTCCGGCACCACGGGACGCCCCAAGGGCGTCTTGTTGCCGCACCGGGTCTGGGTACACGAGGTCCACGCCATCGAGGCGACCGTGAACAATAGCCACAACTCAACCGACGACGACTCCAGCCTGCTCACCATCGACGACAAGCAGTTCCTCTGGCTACCTCTCGCCCATGTCATGGGCAAGCTGATGATACTGCTGCCACTCCACATCGGCTTCGAGACGACGATCGACGGGCGGATCGACAGGATCGTCGAGAACATCGGGGCCTCCCGCCCGACGTTCATGGGCTCGGTGCCGCGGATCTTCGAGAAGGCCTACACGGGAATCGTCACGATGACGGCGGAGGACCCCGGCCCCCTCGGTGTCCGTGAAAAGCTGTTCCACTGGGCCAGTCGGGTCGGAGTGAAGGCCCTCGACACCGACTCGCCGTCGCTCCTGGGCCGTGTCCAGGCACGTATCGCCGACCGACTGGTGTTCTCCACCGTCCGCGAGAAGTTCGGCGGTAACATCCGCTACTTCATCTCCGGCTCAGCCGCCTTGAACACCGACGTTTCCCGCTGGTTCTGGGCCGCCGGCCTTCCCGTCCTCGAGGGGTACGGAATGACCGAGTGCAATGTCGCGACGCTGGGACTCCCGTCCACGTTCCGGGCCGGCACAGTGGGTGAACCCGTCGACGGCTTCGAGGTCCGGACCGCCGAGGACGGTGAGATTCTCGTCCGTGGACCAGGGGTGATGGCCGGATACCACAACAACCCTGAGGAGACGGCACGAGCGCTCTCCGACGAGGGCTGGCTACACACCGGTGACATCGGAGCCCTGGACGACCAGGGGCGTCTGAGTATCACCGACCGCAAGAAAGAACTGTTCAAAACCTCCAACGGCAAGTACGTCGCACCAGCGTTGATGGAGGCCCGGTTCAAGGGCCTGTGCCCCGTAGCGTCACAGATCGTGGTCGTCGGCGAGGGACGACGCCACGTCGCCGCGCTGATCTCCCTGGATAAAGATGCCATCACCGCGTGGGCAGGACGTGAAGGGATACCCGGCGACTACGAAGCTGTCACCCGCGACCCGCGGACCCGTGACCATCTTCAGGGTTTCGTCGACGAGCTCAACACAACCCTCAACCCGTGGGAGCGGATCAAGAAGTTCCGCATCCTCGACCGCGAACTCTCGGTAGACGCCCAGGAGCTCACACCGTCCCTGAAACTCCGGCGTACGCCCGTCGCCGAACACTTCGCCGCCGACATCGAAGCGCTCTACCCCGCAAACGCCCCAGGAGAACACCATGACCACTAG
- a CDS encoding TetR/AcrR family transcriptional regulator codes for MTRRRLLEASLDTLSDVGLAGTTVSAVAARAGVSRGAAQHHFPTRDSLVEAALEEFFAERTQQLRSSVAKLSTGSGAAAVDAVDEVVTLIFGFFSNRPFHAALHIWAAASTDDSLRELIVPAEARYGREVYQLTALALNADLSDQHTRRLLGLTLDVARGLGLGSVLVDTRKHQNDAIKTWSRILDGIKRND; via the coding sequence GTGACCAGACGTCGCCTGCTGGAGGCGTCGCTGGACACGCTCTCGGACGTAGGCCTGGCGGGCACGACGGTCAGTGCCGTCGCCGCGCGTGCCGGTGTTTCCCGCGGGGCCGCCCAGCATCATTTCCCCACCCGGGACTCCCTGGTCGAGGCAGCTCTCGAAGAGTTCTTCGCAGAGCGCACGCAGCAACTTCGCTCCAGCGTCGCCAAGCTGTCCACCGGCAGCGGCGCCGCCGCCGTGGACGCTGTGGACGAGGTGGTCACTCTCATCTTCGGATTCTTCAGCAACCGCCCCTTTCACGCCGCCCTCCACATCTGGGCGGCCGCGAGCACGGATGACAGCCTCCGCGAGCTGATCGTCCCGGCCGAGGCACGCTACGGTCGGGAGGTCTACCAGCTGACCGCGCTGGCACTCAACGCGGACCTCTCGGACCAGCACACCCGTAGGCTGCTGGGACTCACGCTGGACGTCGCCCGTGGACTGGGCCTCGGCTCTGTCCTCGTCGACACCCGGAAGCACCAGAACGACGCCATCAAGACCTGGTCACGGATCCTCGACGGCATCAAGCGCAACGACTGA
- a CDS encoding acyl-CoA dehydrogenase family protein, whose translation MPLNDTPEQEELRSTVRALAKKYGYEYMAKKADDKEYPTELWKEAGELGFVGVNLPEEYGGGGAGLLELSIVQEELSSQGCGLLMLVVSPAICGSIIAAFGTPDQKQRWLPGIASGEFISAFGITEADAGTNSHNITTTAKKEGDEWVLNGQKTFISGVDQADAVLVVARAHDERTGKLKPALFMVPTDAEGFSKTQIPTEVMLPEWQYALHFDDVRLKDEDLVGDSDAGIFQLFVGLNPERIIATAMATGMSRYALDTAVKYANERVVWKTPIGAHQGLSHPLAQCRIELEQARLMCRNAAARFDQGDLDGAATAANMAKYAAGEVSAKSIDQAVQTLGGNGLTAEYGLARMYAASRLPRIAPVSREMLLNYVAQTVMGLPKSY comes from the coding sequence ATGCCCCTCAACGACACCCCGGAACAGGAGGAGCTGCGCAGCACCGTCCGAGCCCTGGCCAAGAAGTACGGCTACGAGTACATGGCCAAGAAGGCCGACGACAAGGAATACCCCACCGAGCTGTGGAAGGAGGCCGGTGAGCTCGGCTTCGTCGGTGTGAACCTGCCCGAAGAGTACGGCGGCGGCGGAGCCGGCCTGTTGGAGCTCTCCATCGTCCAGGAGGAGCTGTCCTCCCAGGGCTGCGGTCTGCTGATGCTCGTGGTCTCCCCCGCCATCTGCGGGTCCATCATCGCCGCCTTCGGCACCCCCGACCAGAAGCAGCGTTGGCTGCCGGGCATCGCCTCCGGCGAGTTCATCAGCGCTTTCGGCATCACCGAGGCCGACGCCGGCACGAACAGCCACAACATCACCACCACCGCGAAGAAGGAGGGTGACGAGTGGGTTCTCAACGGCCAGAAGACCTTCATCTCAGGTGTGGACCAGGCTGATGCCGTGCTCGTCGTCGCCCGCGCCCACGACGAGCGCACCGGCAAGCTCAAGCCGGCACTGTTCATGGTGCCCACCGATGCCGAAGGCTTCTCCAAGACCCAGATCCCCACTGAAGTCATGCTGCCCGAGTGGCAGTACGCCCTGCACTTCGATGATGTCCGGCTGAAGGACGAGGACCTCGTCGGCGACAGCGACGCGGGCATCTTCCAGCTCTTCGTCGGCCTGAACCCGGAGCGCATCATCGCCACCGCGATGGCCACGGGAATGTCCCGCTACGCCCTCGACACCGCCGTCAAGTACGCCAACGAACGTGTCGTCTGGAAGACACCCATCGGCGCCCACCAGGGTCTGTCCCACCCTCTGGCCCAGTGCCGGATCGAGCTGGAGCAGGCCCGGCTGATGTGCCGCAACGCCGCCGCCCGTTTCGACCAGGGCGACCTGGACGGTGCGGCGACCGCGGCGAACATGGCCAAGTACGCTGCCGGCGAGGTCTCCGCCAAGTCAATCGACCAGGCCGTGCAGACCCTCGGAGGCAACGGCCTGACCGCCGAGTACGGGCTGGCACGCATGTACGCCGCATCGCGTCTGCCCCGGATCGCCCCGGTGAGCCGCGAGATGCTGCTGAATTATGTCGCACAGACCGTCATGGGCCTGCCCAAGAGCTACTGA